A window from Burkholderiales bacterium encodes these proteins:
- the ilvH gene encoding acetolactate synthase small subunit: MRHIISLLMENEPGALSRVAGLFSARGYNIESLTVAPTEDPTLSRMTIVTSGSDDVIEQITKQLNKLIDVVKVVDLSDGEHIERELMLVKVRAVGKDREEMKRMADIFRGRIIDVTDKAYTIELTGTGSKLDAFLQAIERSAILETVRTGASGIARGERILKV; the protein is encoded by the coding sequence ATGCGCCACATCATCTCCCTCCTGATGGAAAACGAGCCCGGGGCCCTGTCGCGCGTGGCTGGGTTGTTCTCGGCGCGCGGCTACAACATCGAGTCGCTGACGGTCGCTCCCACCGAGGATCCCACCCTCTCGCGCATGACTATCGTCACCTCCGGCTCGGACGACGTGATCGAGCAGATCACCAAGCAGCTCAACAAGCTGATCGACGTGGTGAAGGTAGTCGATCTGTCGGACGGCGAGCACATCGAGCGGGAGCTCATGCTGGTCAAGGTGCGGGCGGTGGGCAAGGACCGGGAGGAGATGAAGCGCATGGCGGACATCTTCCGCGGGCGCATCATCGACGTGACCGACAAGGCCTACACCATCGAGCTGACCGGTACCGGATCGAAGCTGGACGCCTTCCTGCAGGCGATCGAGCGCAGCGCCATCCTGGAGACGGTGCGCACCGGCGCCTCGGGCATCGCTCGCGGCGAGCGGATCCTCAAGGTTTGA
- the ilvC gene encoding ketol-acid reductoisomerase (NADP(+)): MKVYYDKDADLSLIKGRKVTIVGYGSQGHAHANNLNDSGVKVTVGLRRGGASWDKARNAGLAVKEVAEAVKGADVVMILLPDEHHARVYREEIEPNIKKGAALAFAHGFNIHFGQIEPRADLDTIMIAPKGPGHLVRSTYIQGGGVPSLIAVHRDASGKARDLALSYACAIGAGRAGVIETTFREETETDLFGEQAVLCGGCSALVQAGFETLVEAGYAPEMAYFECLHELKLIVDLMYEGGIANMRYSISNTAEYGDFTRGPRIINEQTRAEMRKILAEIQSGEFAKEFILENQAGAPKLKALRRMGKAHPIEVVGEKLRDMMPWIKQSRLVDQSKN; this comes from the coding sequence ATGAAAGTCTATTACGACAAAGACGCCGATCTGTCGCTGATCAAGGGGCGCAAGGTCACCATCGTCGGCTACGGCTCCCAGGGCCACGCCCACGCCAACAACCTGAACGACTCCGGGGTGAAGGTGACCGTGGGCCTGCGCAGGGGGGGTGCTTCCTGGGACAAGGCCAGGAACGCGGGGCTCGCGGTGAAGGAGGTGGCCGAGGCGGTCAAGGGCGCGGACGTGGTCATGATCCTGCTTCCGGACGAGCATCACGCCCGGGTTTACCGTGAGGAGATCGAGCCCAACATCAAGAAGGGGGCGGCCCTCGCCTTCGCCCACGGCTTCAACATCCACTTCGGCCAGATCGAGCCTCGCGCCGACCTGGACACGATCATGATCGCGCCCAAGGGTCCCGGCCACCTGGTGCGCTCCACCTATATCCAGGGCGGCGGCGTGCCTTCGCTCATCGCCGTGCACCGGGACGCTTCCGGCAAGGCCCGGGATCTCGCCCTCTCCTACGCCTGCGCTATCGGCGCCGGCCGGGCCGGGGTGATCGAGACCACTTTCCGCGAGGAGACTGAAACCGACCTCTTCGGGGAGCAGGCGGTGCTGTGCGGCGGCTGCTCGGCCCTGGTGCAGGCCGGTTTCGAAACCCTGGTCGAGGCGGGCTATGCGCCGGAGATGGCGTATTTCGAATGCCTGCACGAGCTCAAGCTCATCGTGGACCTGATGTACGAGGGCGGCATCGCCAACATGCGCTACTCCATCTCCAACACCGCCGAGTACGGGGATTTCACCCGCGGCCCGCGGATCATCAACGAGCAGACCCGCGCCGAGATGCGCAAGATCCTTGCGGAAATTCAGAGCGGGGAGTTCGCCAAGGAGTTCATTCTCGAGAATCAGGCAGGGGCGCCCAAGCTCAAGGCCCTGCGGCGCATGGGCAAGGCGCACCCAATCGAGGTGGTGGGCGAAAAGCTGCGGGACATGATGCCGTGGATCAAGCAGAGCCGCCTGGTGGACCAGAGCAAGAATTGA
- the psd gene encoding phosphatidylserine decarboxylase proenzyme, with protein MRPANACPGAGEPMNYPHPLIAREGWPFVAVTLATALAATFLLGAWSAPLWLLFAFVLQFFRDPPRPVPQGAGLVLSPADGRVVSVEACRDPFIERDALRISVFMNVFNAHSNRSPVDGRVVKRWYFPGRFFNAELSKASLENERNALWLKTPEGFDVTCVQVAGLVARRILCYVDEGARLGRGERYGFIRFGSRLDVYLPRGARPRVGIGDKVYAAKSVIARLPATPGGNAVAGDFG; from the coding sequence ATGCGGCCCGCGAATGCCTGCCCCGGGGCGGGCGAGCCGATGAACTACCCCCATCCCCTCATCGCCCGGGAAGGCTGGCCGTTCGTCGCCGTGACGTTGGCGACGGCCCTCGCCGCAACGTTCCTGCTGGGGGCATGGTCGGCGCCCCTGTGGCTGCTGTTCGCCTTCGTGCTGCAGTTCTTCCGCGACCCGCCCCGCCCCGTTCCCCAGGGGGCGGGGCTGGTGCTTTCGCCGGCGGACGGACGGGTAGTGTCGGTGGAGGCCTGCCGCGATCCGTTCATCGAGCGCGACGCGCTGCGCATCTCGGTCTTCATGAACGTGTTCAACGCCCATTCCAACCGCAGTCCCGTGGACGGCCGGGTGGTCAAGCGCTGGTACTTCCCGGGCAGGTTCTTCAACGCCGAGCTTTCCAAGGCCTCCCTGGAGAACGAGCGCAACGCCTTGTGGCTCAAGACCCCGGAGGGTTTCGACGTCACCTGCGTGCAGGTGGCGGGGCTGGTAGCCCGGCGCATCCTGTGCTACGTGGACGAGGGCGCCCGGCTCGGCCGCGGCGAGCGCTACGGCTTCATCCGTTTCGGCTCCCGCTTGGACGTGTATCTTCCGCGGGGGGCCCGGCCCCGGGTAGGCATCGGCGACAAGGTCTACGCGGCGAAGAGCGTCATCGCCCGGTT
- the ilvI gene encoding acetolactate synthase, with product MELTGAEIVVRCLQEEKVDYVFGYPGGAVLYIYDELFKQDKVKHILVRHEQAALHAADGYARATEKVGVALVTSGPGVTNAVTGIATAYMDSIPLVVITGQVPTHAIGQDAFQECDTVGITRPCVKHNFLVKDVKDLAITIKKAFYIASTGRPGPVVVDIPKDVTTAKCEFRYPETVSMRSYNPVVKGHAGQIRKAVQLILEAKRPMVYSGGGVILSNASELLTEFVRLLGFPCTNTLMGLGGFPATDPLFVGMLGMHGTYEANMAMQHCDVLVAIGARFDDRVIGNPKHFYNPERKIIHIDIDPSSISKRVKVDVPIVGNVRDVLEELLRLLKETRERPDPQALKAWWTQIELWRARDCLRYDRSSPVIKPQYVLEKLYEVTRGDAYVTSDVGQHQMWAAQFYKFDKPRRWINSGGLGTMGFGLPAAIGVQLAHPEAMVVCVTGEASIQMCIQELSTCKQYRLPIKIVNLNNKYLGMVRQWQEFFHGNRYAESYMDALPDFVKLAESYGHVGMKIEKPGDVEGALREAFSMKDRLVFMDFITDQAENVFPMVPGGKGLSEMILV from the coding sequence ATGGAACTGACCGGCGCAGAAATCGTGGTGCGCTGCCTCCAGGAGGAAAAAGTCGACTACGTGTTCGGCTATCCCGGCGGGGCGGTCCTGTACATTTACGACGAGCTGTTCAAGCAGGACAAGGTCAAGCATATCCTGGTACGCCACGAGCAAGCCGCGCTCCATGCCGCCGACGGCTACGCCCGCGCTACCGAAAAAGTGGGCGTCGCCCTGGTGACCTCGGGACCGGGCGTCACTAACGCGGTCACGGGCATCGCCACCGCCTACATGGATTCCATTCCGCTGGTGGTCATCACCGGGCAGGTGCCCACCCACGCCATCGGCCAGGACGCCTTCCAGGAGTGCGACACGGTAGGCATCACCCGCCCGTGCGTGAAGCACAACTTCCTGGTGAAGGACGTCAAGGACCTGGCCATTACCATCAAGAAGGCGTTCTACATCGCCTCCACGGGGCGCCCGGGGCCGGTGGTGGTGGACATCCCCAAGGACGTGACCACGGCCAAGTGCGAATTCCGCTACCCGGAGACCGTGTCCATGCGCTCCTACAACCCGGTGGTGAAGGGGCACGCCGGGCAGATCCGCAAGGCGGTGCAGTTGATCCTGGAGGCCAAGCGGCCCATGGTCTATTCCGGGGGCGGGGTCATCCTGAGCAACGCCTCGGAGCTCCTCACGGAATTCGTCCGGCTGCTGGGCTTCCCGTGCACCAACACCCTCATGGGCCTGGGTGGCTTTCCGGCCACGGACCCCCTCTTCGTCGGCATGCTGGGCATGCACGGCACCTACGAGGCCAACATGGCGATGCAGCACTGCGACGTGCTGGTGGCCATCGGCGCACGCTTCGACGACCGGGTGATCGGAAACCCCAAGCACTTCTACAACCCGGAGCGCAAGATCATCCACATCGACATCGACCCCTCCTCCATTTCCAAGCGGGTGAAGGTGGACGTGCCCATTGTGGGCAACGTGCGCGACGTGCTGGAGGAGCTGCTGCGTCTGCTCAAGGAAACCCGGGAGCGGCCCGATCCCCAGGCGCTCAAGGCGTGGTGGACCCAGATCGAGCTGTGGCGCGCCCGGGACTGCCTGCGCTACGACCGCTCGAGCCCGGTCATCAAGCCCCAGTACGTGCTGGAGAAGCTCTACGAGGTGACCCGCGGGGACGCTTACGTGACTTCGGACGTGGGCCAGCACCAGATGTGGGCGGCCCAGTTCTACAAGTTCGACAAGCCGCGGCGCTGGATCAATTCCGGGGGGCTGGGCACCATGGGCTTCGGGCTGCCCGCGGCGATAGGCGTGCAGCTCGCCCATCCCGAGGCGATGGTGGTGTGCGTGACCGGCGAGGCAAGCATCCAGATGTGCATCCAGGAGCTTTCCACTTGCAAGCAGTACCGCCTGCCGATCAAGATCGTGAACCTCAACAACAAGTACCTGGGCATGGTGCGCCAGTGGCAGGAATTCTTCCATGGCAACCGCTACGCCGAGTCCTACATGGACGCCCTTCCTGATTTCGTCAAGCTGGCCGAGAGCTACGGGCACGTGGGCATGAAGATCGAAAAGCCCGGCGACGTGGAGGGGGCGCTGCGGGAAGCGTTCTCCATGAAGGATCGCCTGGTGTTCATGGACTTCATCACCGACCAGGCTGAGAACGTTTTCCCCATGGTGCCCGGTGGCAAGGGCCTGTCCGAGATGATCCTGGTCTGA